The following coding sequences are from one Lolium rigidum isolate FL_2022 chromosome 6, APGP_CSIRO_Lrig_0.1, whole genome shotgun sequence window:
- the LOC124668091 gene encoding wall-associated receptor kinase 3-like produces MKLGRSPLLLSAGHLFLCLTAIWVLTTADLAAGQRPGCPAKCGDVDITFPFGIGDECALHSGFGLSCTTVNGTTKPYAGTIEVTKISVPESKAWLNTWVSSQCYFPSNGTNYLNAWLNLSDTPFWISEVDNAIIVIGCNTLAYMTSSSYVIGCSATCTDVTLENGLCSGAGCCQADVPKDISYYRGYFNENYNTTNIWQDSPCSYIVVMEKAAFSFNTSYVKSTVFYDTYQDTVPIALNWQIRPWSCEVARKNMSSYACISKDSECVDTTHGKEKGYRCNCSRGYKGNPYIMGGCQDIDECHANYNPCGIEICQNTPGNFSCSCRPGYYMTNGVCVPIQKRSRFRPMPVVGASIGLVVLVIVVACACLIQARRRLRKMKQTYFRQHGGLMLFNEMKSKEGNAFKIFTEEELQQGTNNFSEKQVLGHGGHGTVYKGLLRGNVEVAVKKCMTIDEQHKKEFGKEMVILSQINHKNIVKLLGCCLEVEVPMLVYEFVPNGTLFHLIHGNHGRSISLATRLRIAIESADALTYLHSSASTPILHGDVKSPNILLDGNHSAKVSDFGASIMAPTDESQFVTLVQGTCEYLDPEYMQTCYLTDKSDVYSFGVVLVELLTGKIPFNLDAPEKEKSLAMMFMSAMKENRLADILDDQVKGEDNMVILEEIAELAKHCLDMSGNNRPSMKEVTEKLDGLMKVIQHPWAPQDPEEMEGLLSEPMDNSAIGSAGFFSIEKKAINAMQSGR; encoded by the exons ATGAAGCTGGggcgttctcctcttcttctctcaGCTGGCCATCTTTTTCTCTGCCTTACGGCGATTTGGGTACTGACCACCGCCGATTTAGCGGCAGGCCAGCGTCCCGGCTGCCCGGCAAAGTGCGGCGACGTCGACATCACGTTCCCGTTTGGCATCGGCGATGAGTGCGCGTTGCACAGCGGCTTTGGCCTCAGCTGCACTACCGTCAACGGCACCACGAAGCCATATGCGGGGACTATCGAGGTGACCAAGATCTCCGTGCCAGAGAGCAAGGCCTGGCTGAACACGTGGGTCTCCTCGCAGTGCTATTTCCCATCTAACGGGACGAACTACCTTAATGCATGGTTGAACCTCAGCGATACACCTTTCTGGATATCTGAAGTGGATAACGCAATTATCGTCATCGGGTGCAATACTCTTGCTTATATGACAAGCTCTTCT TATGTAATAGGTTGCTCTGCGACATGCACCGACGTCACCCTCGAGAATGGCCTATGCTCTGGTGCCGGCTGCTGCCAAGCCGATGTCCCGAAAGACATTTCGTATTATCGTGGCTATTTCAACGAAAACTATAACACCACAAACATATGGCAAGACAGTCCTTGCAGCTACATAGTAGTAATGGAAAAGGCTGCTTTCAGTTTCAACACCAGCTATGTCAAATCGACAGTGTTTTATGATACATACCAGGATACAGTTCCAATAGCCTTGAACTGGCAAATACGGCCGTGGTCTTGCGAGGTAGCACGGAAGAACATGAGTTCCTATGCATGTATCAGCAAGGATAGCGAATGCGTTGATACCACCCACGGCAAAGAGAAAGGTTACCGCTGCAATTGCTCCCGTGGATACAAAGGCAACCCTTACATCATGGGTGGATGCCAAG ATATTGATGAGTGCCATGCGAATTACAATCCTTGCGGCATTGAGATCTGCCAGAACACGCCGGGGAATTTCAGCTGCTCATGCCGCCCAGGATATTATATGACGAATGGCGTTTGCGTACCAATTCAAAAGCGTTCCCGTTTTCGGCCTATGCCTGTTGTTG GTGCAAGTATTGGTTTGGTTGTCCTTGTGATTGTTGTAGCTTGTGCATGCTTGATCCAAGCGAGAAGGAGGCTACGGAAAATGAAACAGACCTACTTTCGGCAGCACGGTGGCCTGATGCTATTTAACGAGATGAAGTCAAAAGAGGGCAATGCATTCAAAATATTCACTGAGGAAGAACTGCAGCAGGGGACAAACAACTTCAGCGAAAAACAAGTCCTGGGTCACGGAGGCCATGGAACCGTTTACAAGGGACTTCTCAGGGGCAATGTGGAAGTAGCGGTCAAGAAATGCATGACGATCGACGAGCAACACAAGAAAGAGTTTGGTAAAGAGATGGTAATCCTATCCCAGATCAACCACAAAAACATCGTGAAGCTCCTCGGGTGTTGCCTCGAAGTGGAAGTCCCCATGCTGGTGTACGAATTCGTCCCAAATGGTACGCTCTTCCATCTCATCCACGGCAACCATGGCCGGTCTATCTCGTTAGCTACTCGCTTGAGGATCGCCATCGAGTCCGCCGACGCCCTCACCTACCTTCACTCTTCGGCTTCAACACCAATTTTACATGGAGACGTCAAGTCCCCCAACATCCTCCTCGACGGCAACCACAGTGCTAAAGTCTCTGACTTTGGCGCCTCAATCATGGCACCAACTGATGAGTCACAGTTTGTCACACTTGTACAAGGGACATGTGAGTACCTCGACCCAGAATACATGCAAACATGTTATTTGACAGATAAGAGCGACGTGTACAGCTTTGGGGTTGTTCTTGTGGAGCTTCTCACTGGGAAAATTCCGTTCAATCTTGATGCCCCAGAGAAAGAGAAGAGTTTAGCAATGATGTTTATGTCTGCAATGAAGGAGAATAGGCTGGCTGACATATTGGATGACCAGGTCAAGGGTGAAGACAACATGGTGATTCTTGAAGAGATTGCAGAGCTAGCAAAGCACTGCTTGGATATGTCTGGTAATAACAGGCCCTCGATGAAAGAGGTTACAGAGAAGCTTGACGGACTGATGAAGGTGATTCAGCATCCGTGGGCACCACAAGACCCGGAAGAGATGGAAGGCTTGCTTTCTGAGCCTATGGACAACTCTGCGATTGGGAGTGCTGGATTTTTCAGCATCGAGAAGAAAGCTATTAATGCAATGCAGTCAGGTCGCTAA